GCTGCTGGTTCAGAATTATACTGGCCTATTAAAGCAGGCCCCTCAATCAAACTATTCACCAACTGATCTGATCACTAAGATTTAGAAATCTCCACAGGTCTGAGGCTCATTTGAGTTTATGAACACTGAAACCTCGAAAAGGTCTGAAAAGAGAAGAATTACTGAAACCTAAGGTAGGCAACTGTGGAAGAAATGAATGAGACATAAAGTGAAATATAACCTAGAAGGTAGAATTTTACATCAGTAGTATTCACACTTGTGAGATGTTAATCTAAGTGTATTTGCTCAGCATCCCCTCACTCACTccatctgagtgactgaatgcTCACCATTCTCAGCAGTTCCTCTATCATGGCAGGCACACTGGTCCCCTTGCCAGGAATGCTCTTCCCTAGAGAGCCCTATGGCTTGTTCACTCAACCAAGTAACTCAAATGCTGCTTCCTCTGGAAGGCCTCATTTCAGAAGTCTCTCCACAATCACAATTCCCCTTCCCTGCATAGAACCTTACACTCAGTCAGAGTTCATCCTTTATCCCCACattacctccatcaccaccaacaGAGATCTACTAATCCTTCAATCcccacttaaatctatttccagCATATGCTTtgaaattcattcaacaaacacaggATGACTCCTATATGCTTTGTGCTATTTTAGTGACTTGAGACGTAGAGAAAATCTCTCCCTTTGCAAAGCTTATATCCTAATGGGAGCAGGCAATGAACATTATAAAAAAGTAAATCACACAGTAAACATTAGGAGGTCATAAGtgctacagaaaaaaagaaaaagtagaacaaGGGAGGGGAATCAGGAGTGCAAGGGTTGCAATTTTCAAGTTAGGTTATaggaagtgacatttaagcaAGACTTCAAGTGAATAAGGAGAAAGGAAGCCATGCATATATCGGGGGGAAAGTGCTGTAGGCAGACAGAGAACAGTTACTGCAGTTGTGCTGAGGTGGGATCACTTTGTGGGCATTTAAAGAAGCCTGTGAAGGTTAATGTGATGAGAGCACAGTGAATGAGCAGGAAAATTAGCAGAAGGTGAAGTCAGAGGTAACTTGTTTTACTGTTACTGATTTACAGGCTGAGACCTCCAGGATCTGGTCAAAACTGTGCTGGTGTGTAACAGTTATAGCCCTTGTAGAATGTAAGCTTTCAAGGAATTCTTCTATCTTGTTCATACTGCCTCCCCAACAccaagcacagagcctggcatacaGCAAATGCCCAATAAATTTTTGTGTGAGTGAACAATACAGAgaccatttattgagtacttattatGTGCTACACCTGGGGCTAAGCTTTGCATCCCCACTGTTCTCTCCCCTACAGAGAGGGGAAAGTGGTTCCTAGGTACCATCCCAGGTAGCCAGGGTGAAAGGGGGAAGAAGGATGTTACAAATGGTGTTGTTTTAGACAGTATCCTCATGCAATGGACTTACTCTGTGAGGAGATTGCTCTTACGATCAATGAACTTGAGAGCTTCTGCCAGTGTCAACTCCAGGAAAAAACCATATCCAAGGGCCACATAGATCCGTGAAGTGTCTGGGCTAAGGAAACAGTGGTGATCAGAAGTGGAGAAGTCCTTGTCACTGTTTAGCATACTACacagtttaatatttattttactccccatcccccaccttcCCCAAACTGAAGGTCAGGGTGGGCAGAGAATTTGTCCTATTTTATTTACTGTCACATCTTCAGCACCGAGCAGTGTCTGGTTCATAGCAAATACTAAcaaaagtatttgctgaatgaaggaaAAGGGAAGCTGAACCCTGTGGGCTCAGAGGGGCAGGTAGACACTCACACCACTGTGTCAACGAAGAAGTTACAGCCCAAATCCACTTGCATATATAACTCCGAGTGATTAGCTTCCTGTGGGGCCAGGGAAAAAGAGGTAGGGATCAGTGGTCAACTTTTAGGTCAGGTGACAGGTTTTGGTCTTGGGTATCTCCTCTCTTCCCCCTCCTTTGCCCACAAAAAGACTACCTAACCCTGGCATCTTTACCTGGAGTCGCTCAATGACATTTCTCAGTTGAAGGTATTTGGCCAGCTGCTCATATACCTTGTCGCGATGGTCCAGGACCTTTCTGATGGGACATGACAGGACAAAAGTAAAATGGTGACCAAGAGGAAACCCTGTCCCTCTTGGAATATCTCACACCATGAACCCCTGAGACTCTCCTGTCACCAGAGTCTAAACAGGAATTTTAGTGCAGAAGTCAAGGTTTGGCCTCTGGGTCAGATTGCTTCAGTTTGAATCCAGGCTTTCcattttactagctgtgtgactttggcaagTGAGTAACCTCTTTGGAACTCAAtttccccattttaaaaataggaatgagGAGTATTACTTCATAGAGTCAttaggaggattaaatgagtattTACTATAAGGCATTTAGAATAGTGCCCTCCAAACAAAGTTCTCTATGTGAGTTAGCTCTTATTTACGAGTATTATTATTACACTCTACTCCCAATGCCTCCCTCCAATCAGAATATGACATTCTCACCCTAGAAAAAAATCCTCCATCTCTTTTAGGAGCTCATAATCCTAGACCTGAACACTCTCCTTCCTGCTCTGattaataatgatagtaataataattttttatactCATTGAGCCTCTAGTATCCAAGTTAAACCCTTTGCAAGGACTGAATACACTGAAAACACAAACCCACTGCCGTGGGGAAGGTTGCATTAacttccccatttcacagatgaggaaactgaggcacagcaaGTGGAGGCGAAGTATGTATTCACACGGAAAGCAAAATGGTCAAGCCAGGATTCGAACCTGAAAACTCCAGCTTCAGAACTCTAATTCTTAACCCTTTAAGGTCATCGGAAGCCGCGCATGAGCGTACACAGGCACCATTGAATCACCAAGTCTCCCTCCTCACCCGACGCTGCACCCCGGATATcgcccctccttcctcctcgaATGGCGCACGGGGCCGGGCTCTGAACGCCTCACCCACCAATCAGAAGGCCAGACCCTGACTTCGAACGCCCCGCTCACCACGTGGACCGCTCCAATAGCTCCGCCCCCCGTTCTGTCACTTACTGCAAGTCCCGCTGCAGCACGTCAGAGATGAAAGCCTCGTAGCGCAGCACTTTCTCCGCCGTGGCCTCCACCGCCCGCCGTTTAGGGGGCGTCGCCATGATGGGCTCCtgaggaatggggagggagaaagaCCACGTTGAAGACCACTGGTCTCAGTTTGGTCTCAAGCACAGTACAACTGCACCTTTTCAGTGTTGGGAGTTGAGTCGTCCGGCTTATGCCGAGGGTTCAGCCTTCCGCCCCTCCCAGCTCTGGGACCCCATCACACAGGGACACCCAAGCGCGGCCGTTACCTGAAAGCCGCCGGCAAAAAGAAGTGTTAGTAAGAACCGTGGCTTCCGGGTGGCGCGGGTAAATGACGTACGGCGGGGGCGCTGGCCAACCAAATAACCAGGGTGGGTTAGGCAGTCCTGAACGGAAAAAAACGCCGGAGAGAAGGAAAGGGCGGGGCTTTAAGAAATCCGCTGATTAAGGAAGGCTGAAGAGCGTGGGAACCTGGACTGCGCAACAAGCCTATGGGGATAGTGCACtgttgctgggggtggggtttAATGGGATTTGGCGGGTTCCGGAGGTGGCGGTACACACAGAGCGAGTACAGCTTTTGGTGTTTAAAAGTCAGAGCTTCAGAAGCAGCCCGGCAAGAAAAGATTATGAATGTCGTCTGTAAAAAGGAAAGTATATCCTTGCATCGCCCTGGATTTTGAGTTTTCACAAGGGAAGCTTGGGTTTGACTTccaataatggaaataaatgtcAGCATTAACATAAGTTTTGAAAAGAAGACAAATTTTCTGATATGCACCTTTGACGACTCCAGCTCTGTAGCCCGCAGTCCATGACTGGAGTTCAAGCAGAGGTTGATAACGCACTAtgtctaatcagttcagttcagttcagtcactcagttgtgtccgactctgcgaccccatgaactgcagcacgccaggcctgcctgtccatcaccaactcccggagttcactcaaactcatgtccatcgagtcggtgatgccatccagacatctcatcctctgtcgtccccttttcctcctgccttcaatccctcccagcatcagagtcttttccaatgagtcaactcttcgcgtgaggtggccaaagtattggagtttcccctttagcatcagtcctttcaaagaaatcccagggctgaatacccagggctgatctcctttaggatggactagttgaatctccttgcagtccaagggactctcaagagtcttctccaacaccacagttcaaaagcatcaattcttctgtgctcagctttcttcacagtccaactctcacatccatacatgaccactggaaaaaccatagccttgactagacggacctttgttggcaaagtaatgtctctgcttttgaatatactatctaggttggtcataactttccctccaaggagtaaacgtctcttaatttcatggctgatcaCGTCATTTAATTGGGGCGTCAAATGGAGGGTTGCTGAAGTCCTCTGCCCAAGATAGGTTATCTTGTCATTAGAAAGAGTtcctatgtttttatttaaatgtgtaaactttgtatttatttttatgtgctcAAATTACCGAATGGATTTATTTCCTATGTTAGATTTTCAAATAGCCTCTAACTCAGTAAGTCCAGGCCTGAAGAAGAACTCCAATGCTGGATCCCCCAAATGATACTTCTGGCTGCAGGCCCTAGAGCACCCACCATATCAGGGAAGTTTTCCCAGATAATTTGTGGGTTTGCGGTCTAAAACCAAGCTTTGTTTCAAATGCTCAA
This Budorcas taxicolor isolate Tak-1 chromosome X, Takin1.1, whole genome shotgun sequence DNA region includes the following protein-coding sequences:
- the UXT gene encoding protein UXT; translated protein: MATPPKRRAVEATAEKVLRYEAFISDVLQRDLQKVLDHRDKVYEQLAKYLQLRNVIERLQEANHSELYMQVDLGCNFFVDTVVPDTSRIYVALGYGFFLELTLAEALKFIDRKSNLLTELSDNLTKDSMNIKAHIHMLLEGLRELQGLQNFPETQH